A region of the Lysobacter sp. K5869 genome:
ATCGGCGTGCTCTGCCACAAACCGCTGTTCATCGAAGCCGAGAACGCGGTGTAGACCACCAACAGCACCGTGCCCTGATCGGTATAGCGCAGCACCGCGCGCTGCCGTTCGACCCAGCCGCCGATCCAGCGCCGCAGCAGATGGCCCGCCACGAACGGCACCAGCAGCTGCAGCATGATCTTGCCGATCGCCTCGCTCGGATCGGCCATGCCGCCGTTCGCGCCGGCCAACGCGCTGAGCAGCAACGGGGTGAGGAACACGCCGAGCAGGCTCGACGCCGAAGCGCTGCACACCGCGGCCGGCACGTTGCCGCCGGCCATCGAAGTGAAGGCGATGGACGACTGCACGGTCGAGGGCAGGGTGCACAGGAACAACAGCCCCAGGTACAGCTCCGGCGTCAGCAGATGCCCGGACAGCGGTTTGAACGCGAGGCCGAGCAGCGGAAACAAAATGAAGGTGCTGGCGAAGATCACCAGATGCAGGCGCCAGTGCAGCATGCCGGCGAGGATCGCCTCGCGCGACAGGCGCGCGCCGTGCAGGAAGAACAGCGCGGCGATGGCGAGGTCGGTGAAATCGTCCATCCACTGCGCCGGCGCGCCGTGCAGCGGGAATTTCCAGGCCAGGGCGACCGTGGCCAGCAGGGCCAGGGTGAAGGTGTCCACGCGCAGACGCTTGAGCCAGCTCATCGAAGCCCTCGTGATGCGGAGCGCGGTCGGCGCGCGCGGCCTCGGCGCGCCGACCGGGCCGCGCGCGGGAGGCGCGGCTGCGAGCATTGTGGCCGCTGCGGCGCGCGCCGGCCATGCGCGGCGTGGCGAGGTGGTTCAGGTAGGGCGCGTCGCCACAGGCCGGGCGCTGAAACGATGGGGCCATCGGCTTTGCCGCGTCCGTCCAGCCGTCGTCTACGCGAAGGCGGGAGTCGGAGACTTCAGAGGCATGCCTCGATGAAGCCTGGATGCCCGCCTTCGCGGGCATGACGATGGGTTGGGATTCGTCTGAGCGCAGCGGCCCATCGGATGCCGACGCGCCTCTTACGGAACGTCATCCCCGCGAAGGCGGGGAGTCGGAGACTTCAGAGGCATGCCTCGATGAAGCCCTGGATGCCCGCTTTCGCGGGCACGACGATGGGTTGGGATTAGCCTGGGCGCAGCGGCCCATCGGATGCCGCCGCGCCTCTTCCAGAACATCGTCCCCGCGAAGGCGGGGATCCAGAGGACTTCAGCGCCTTGCCTCGATAACGCCTTGCATGCCCACGTCCACGGGCACGACGACAAGAAAGCATCGGCGAGGCGCGGGCGCCGGCGCGATGGCGCGCCTCCCGCGGCGAACCCTCAACAGGGCCGCACTATCTCCGCGATTTCCACCGCGCTGTCCGGCGTGACGTACCACTTGCCCGGCTCTTCGTACTCGAAATCGATCGCGACCTCGGCCGCCTCGCGGTTGATGCGCAGGATGCACACCCGCCACGGCGCCTCGCCGGGCTTCTTGGTGACCTGGCGCAGCTGTTCCAGGCGGTTCTCGATCTCCACGCCCGACGGCGTCAGCGCTTCGCCCGGCTGGCCCTTGTCGTAGCGGAAGCCGTTGAGGCGGCTGATGCCGTCGCCGTACCAGGCGATCAGCGCGTAACCGTCCCACGGGCGCTCGCCGGCCTTGGGGTCGACCACGATCAGGCGGGTGATTTCGCCGAGCAATTCGTCTCTGTTCATAGCCTTGAAGTCAGTCCTTGCGGTCAGCCGGCCGCGATCAGTCCGTCCATCTGGTCCGCGTCGACGCGGTCGTAACGCTGGCCGGCGCGGTTGTCGAAACTCACGCGCTGATCGTAAACCCTGCGGCCGTCGGCCGGGTCGAGGACCTCATAGGAAATGCGAACCCGGTCCGGTCGGTCGGCCTCGCGCGGCGTCAGGTCGATGGTCACGCGCACGTCCATGCCCTTGTCGACCCACGCCGCCCACTCGTTTTCCAGGGTCTTGTAGGCGCCCATGTTGAAGTTGCCGTTCTGCGGGAACAGGTTCTTCAGGCCTTGATCGGTGACGAAGCGGTGGCCGAGCAGGTGGCCGCCCTGATCGCCGTCGACGCCGCGGTCGGCGGCGGTGCGCTGCGCCTGGGTCTCGGCGTCGCTGCGGTCGATGTCGCTGAACACGGTGCGCAGGGTCGCTTCGGCGTGAATCGGGCGGCCCTGGTCGTCGATGGTCCAGGTGGCGTCGTTGATTTCGCCGCCGCTGGGATTGACCACTTCGGTGGAGATATCGCGGGTCTTGCCGGGATCGGCGCGATCCGGCGGCGCCGCGTCCTCGCGCGGCAGCGCCGCGTAAGCATCGCGCAGCGCCGGCCCGCCGCGGCGTTCGACCGCTTCCGCGATGTTTTCGCGGCCGAACGCGGGTTCGAGTTTCCGCAACTGCGGCGCATCGAGCTTGCCGACCAAGTCGTTGGCCAGAGTTTCGCGCTCGGCCAGCGGCAGCGCGCGCACTTGCTCGCCGAGCGCTTGCACCTGCGCGCCGTCGAGCGCATCGACCCGCGCGCGCGCCAGCTCCGGCGCGGCGTCGCGCAGCGCGAGCGGCAACTCCGCGGGCGGCGGCAACGACGGCAAGCGGACGTCGAAGCCGGCGTGGATCGGGTCGGTCATGGCGGGCCTGTTCGCTGCGCGGATGCGCATCAAATTAGCCAAAAACCCGACGTCGCCGTATTGGGGAAAACCCCAGCGATTTATTTCGCTTCGATGACCCGCGCCGGCCGGGCTAGGGTTGTCCCCAGCCGCGGCCGCCGCGCGCCGTCAGCGCTTGTCCGCCTCGCCGCCGATCA
Encoded here:
- a CDS encoding bile acid:sodium symporter family protein; translation: MSWLKRLRVDTFTLALLATVALAWKFPLHGAPAQWMDDFTDLAIAALFFLHGARLSREAILAGMLHWRLHLVIFASTFILFPLLGLAFKPLSGHLLTPELYLGLLFLCTLPSTVQSSIAFTSMAGGNVPAAVCSASASSLLGVFLTPLLLSALAGANGGMADPSEAIGKIMLQLLVPFVAGHLLRRWIGGWVERQRAVLRYTDQGTVLLVVYTAFSASMNSGLWQSTPIAALYVVIAVCALLLAVVMATTTFAARRLGFSREDEIAIVFCGSKKSLATGVPMAKILFASSALGAIVLPVMIFHQIQLIVCAQLAQRYARKAAARATVEEVAD
- a CDS encoding DNA/RNA non-specific endonuclease, with product MTDPIHAGFDVRLPSLPPPAELPLALRDAAPELARARVDALDGAQVQALGEQVRALPLAERETLANDLVGKLDAPQLRKLEPAFGRENIAEAVERRGGPALRDAYAALPREDAAPPDRADPGKTRDISTEVVNPSGGEINDATWTIDDQGRPIHAEATLRTVFSDIDRSDAETQAQRTAADRGVDGDQGGHLLGHRFVTDQGLKNLFPQNGNFNMGAYKTLENEWAAWVDKGMDVRVTIDLTPREADRPDRVRISYEVLDPADGRRVYDQRVSFDNRAGQRYDRVDADQMDGLIAAG